From the genome of Bifidobacterium asteroides, one region includes:
- the priA gene encoding bifunctional 1-(5-phosphoribosyl)-5-((5-phosphoribosylamino)methylideneamino)imidazole-4-carboxamide isomerase/phosphoribosylanthranilate isomerase PriA, whose protein sequence is MLTLLPAVDVRDGKAVRLKQGVSGSEKVYGEPADAAKAWVDQGAEWLHLVDLDAAFGTGDNRDKLAALVNELGDCVKVELSGGIRDDASLEAALDAGAARVNIGTAALEDPEWTSQVLARYGRRVCVGLDVRGHTLAARGWTRQGGDLFKAMERLDRDGCTRYVVTDVTRDGMMTGPNLDLLGHVAGRTPAKVTASGGISSLGDLSHILDLADQGVDSAILGKSLYEGAFTLEQAVDLVSGHC, encoded by the coding sequence ATGCTGACGCTTCTACCTGCTGTCGATGTCCGCGACGGAAAGGCGGTCCGCCTCAAGCAAGGGGTCTCCGGTTCCGAGAAGGTCTACGGGGAGCCTGCCGATGCAGCCAAGGCCTGGGTAGACCAGGGGGCCGAATGGCTCCATCTGGTCGATCTGGATGCGGCATTCGGCACGGGCGACAACCGCGACAAGCTGGCCGCCTTGGTCAACGAGCTGGGGGATTGCGTCAAAGTGGAGCTCAGCGGCGGCATCCGCGACGACGCCAGCCTGGAGGCCGCCCTGGATGCAGGCGCCGCCCGGGTCAACATCGGCACGGCGGCCCTGGAGGACCCGGAGTGGACCAGCCAGGTTCTGGCTCGCTACGGACGGAGGGTCTGCGTGGGTCTGGACGTGCGCGGACACACCCTGGCCGCCCGGGGCTGGACCAGACAGGGCGGGGACCTTTTCAAAGCCATGGAACGATTGGACCGGGACGGGTGCACCCGGTACGTGGTCACCGACGTGACCCGCGACGGGATGATGACCGGCCCCAACCTGGATCTGCTGGGTCATGTGGCTGGTCGGACCCCGGCCAAGGTGACCGCTTCTGGGGGCATATCCAGTCTGGGTGACCTGAGCCATATCCTGGACTTGGCCGATCAGGGCGTGGACAGCGCCATCCTGGGCAAGTCCCTCTATGAAGGGGCCTTCACCCTGGAGCAGGCAGTAGATCTGGTCTCGGGGCATTGTTAA
- the hrpA gene encoding ATP-dependent RNA helicase HrpA, whose translation MRFEYPAELPISAAKEDIVHAVQSSQVVIVSGQTGSGKTTQIPKILLEMGRGDHGRQIVHTQPRRIAARTVAERIASETGTSLGDQIGYQVRFTDKSSRSTRLRVVTDGILLAQIQGDPQLRAYDTIIIDEAHERSLNIDFLLGYLTALLPKRPDLKLIITSATIDSVKFRDHFAKALHTQVPVLEVSGRTYPVQTLYEPAGSAPSLMRHVPGFDSGGEGQDREEPDIPKAVARACAELVIHSTHVDGPRDILVFAAGERDIREYETALRRHFGPRTSDMRRPDALEIIPLFARLSAKEQHRVFERHGHQRIVIATNVAETSLTVPGIRYVVDPGLARISRYSKSAKVQRLPIEPISQASADQRAGRCGRVADGIAIRLYAKADYDTRPKFTDPEILRTSLGSVILHMLSVGVAHTAEDVTDFGFIDPPDTRAVSDGLRELTELQAISRQQGLIRLTNLGRRLARIPIDIRLGRMILQAGQDATPDTLAAVLVVVAFLSLQDPRERPEEKREEADRIHARYEDSSSDFLTALNIWNRFFPQGKEPSNGALRKACKQEYMAFLRMRQWHDLYRQLAQMCRGLHMKVGSPVPVKGPDQALLALPIGQQAAHALVCSWDDQGIHRSMLAGLLSSMGMQVIHEPKASDFAGLRGAARAKAMKRARRQSKNDYQGARGTHFAIFPGSALAKDNPPWIMAAELVETSRLWARCCAAIDPAWAEPLAKSLTRTTYAEPHWSASRGAAVATSKVLLYGLPIIRDRTIQWARINPGQARDMLISQGLVQGDVRERFSHDDFIKANRQVLSEAGERTSRTRRVTGTVTEEDLYDFYQKRIPQEATSLAALGAWWRKHHDADSHLLDFDPDKVERLNDQSASYRPGDYPDHWHTLGTDGRPMDLPLTYRYQPREADDGITVHIPLHCLNQLTPGQFSWTVPGLLDDLITATIKSLPKALRVQFVPAPDAARTIRAWIDGHYPLLPGADPATAEQATYGSADQSANENENVTRAIPAGGWPDFEQAFTAAAIDTIGAQLHPEVFTQARLERLPDYLRPTFQVEEDRRHGHSKVLGRSKSLTDLQRDLAGQARQSARSRVDSQASKAARQGQVVKSANLLHQSGATTKPREELIWQAALDKLHLPAQRISSRWLSREALMLASAPYPNTSTLAEDLQMAAVKRLIPHTEVVTDDQTLQEAVAGVSQVYEDTVYQVAKDVVAILETSAQVEKAVSGPADLPLLSVLQWIRQHAGGLVAKGFIGADPPYALPRLRTYLKADLMRLDKARRDKDRDVRWAWQAQTAQDLVDQAAKAAQALPAGPGRDQAMDRARRGRWMMEEYFVSIWAQELGTAIPVSLQRIRKALEGKP comes from the coding sequence ATGAGGTTCGAGTATCCCGCCGAGCTGCCCATCAGCGCAGCCAAGGAGGACATCGTCCATGCCGTACAGTCCTCCCAGGTGGTCATTGTCTCGGGCCAGACCGGCTCAGGCAAGACCACTCAGATCCCCAAGATCCTCTTGGAGATGGGGCGCGGCGACCACGGCCGCCAGATTGTGCACACCCAGCCCAGGAGGATCGCCGCCAGAACCGTGGCCGAGCGAATCGCCTCGGAGACGGGCACTAGCCTGGGTGACCAGATCGGCTACCAGGTGCGCTTCACCGATAAGTCCAGCCGAAGCACCCGTCTGCGAGTGGTCACCGACGGCATACTCCTGGCGCAGATCCAGGGGGATCCTCAGCTACGGGCCTACGACACCATCATCATCGACGAGGCCCATGAGCGCAGCCTGAATATCGACTTTCTGCTGGGGTATCTGACCGCCCTGCTGCCTAAACGGCCTGATCTGAAGCTAATTATCACCTCGGCCACCATCGATTCGGTCAAGTTCCGGGACCACTTCGCCAAGGCCCTACACACCCAGGTGCCTGTGCTGGAGGTCTCCGGCCGCACATACCCGGTCCAGACCCTCTACGAGCCTGCAGGATCGGCGCCGTCCCTGATGCGGCATGTACCCGGGTTCGACTCCGGTGGGGAGGGACAGGACAGGGAGGAGCCGGACATCCCCAAGGCGGTGGCCCGGGCCTGCGCCGAGCTGGTCATCCACTCCACCCACGTGGACGGTCCCAGAGACATCCTGGTCTTCGCCGCCGGCGAACGTGACATCCGCGAGTATGAGACCGCCCTGCGACGGCACTTCGGCCCGCGGACCTCCGACATGCGCCGCCCGGACGCTTTGGAAATCATTCCCCTCTTCGCGCGCCTGTCCGCCAAGGAGCAGCACCGGGTATTTGAACGCCACGGCCATCAGCGCATCGTCATCGCCACCAACGTGGCCGAAACCTCCCTGACAGTGCCGGGCATCCGATACGTGGTGGACCCGGGATTGGCTAGAATCAGCCGCTATTCCAAGTCGGCCAAGGTCCAGCGGCTGCCCATCGAGCCCATCTCCCAGGCCTCAGCCGATCAACGTGCAGGCCGTTGCGGACGCGTGGCAGACGGCATCGCCATCCGCCTGTATGCCAAGGCCGACTATGACACCCGTCCCAAGTTCACTGACCCGGAGATCCTGCGCACCTCCCTGGGTTCGGTCATCCTGCATATGCTCTCGGTGGGCGTGGCCCATACGGCCGAGGACGTCACCGACTTCGGTTTCATCGATCCACCCGACACCCGTGCGGTCAGCGACGGTCTGCGGGAGCTGACCGAGCTGCAGGCCATCTCCCGCCAGCAAGGCCTCATCCGGCTGACCAATCTGGGACGACGGCTGGCCAGGATCCCCATTGACATCCGTCTGGGCAGAATGATCCTGCAGGCCGGCCAAGATGCCACCCCGGACACCCTGGCCGCCGTTCTGGTCGTCGTAGCATTCCTTTCTCTTCAGGACCCTCGCGAGCGCCCTGAAGAGAAGCGCGAGGAGGCCGACCGGATCCACGCCCGCTATGAGGACTCCTCCAGCGACTTCCTGACGGCCCTGAATATCTGGAACCGTTTCTTCCCGCAGGGCAAGGAACCATCCAACGGGGCCCTGCGCAAGGCCTGCAAGCAGGAGTACATGGCTTTCCTGCGCATGCGGCAGTGGCATGACCTTTACCGGCAGCTGGCCCAGATGTGTCGGGGCCTGCACATGAAGGTAGGCTCGCCCGTCCCCGTCAAGGGACCGGATCAGGCTCTGCTGGCCCTGCCTATTGGGCAGCAGGCGGCCCATGCCCTGGTCTGTTCCTGGGATGATCAAGGGATCCACCGGTCCATGCTTGCCGGCCTGCTCTCCAGCATGGGCATGCAGGTGATTCACGAACCCAAGGCCTCCGATTTCGCCGGTCTGCGTGGTGCGGCCCGGGCCAAGGCCATGAAGCGAGCGCGCCGGCAGTCCAAGAACGACTATCAGGGAGCACGCGGCACGCATTTTGCTATCTTCCCTGGCTCCGCCCTGGCCAAGGACAATCCGCCCTGGATCATGGCCGCCGAGCTGGTGGAGACCTCCCGGCTCTGGGCGCGCTGCTGCGCGGCCATCGATCCGGCCTGGGCAGAGCCCCTGGCCAAGTCCCTGACCAGGACCACCTACGCCGAGCCCCATTGGTCGGCCTCCCGTGGTGCTGCGGTGGCAACATCCAAGGTCCTGCTCTACGGTCTGCCCATCATTCGCGATAGGACCATCCAATGGGCCCGTATCAACCCCGGCCAGGCCCGGGACATGTTGATAAGCCAGGGTCTGGTCCAGGGCGACGTGCGCGAGCGCTTCTCTCATGACGACTTCATCAAGGCCAACCGGCAGGTGCTCAGCGAGGCCGGCGAAAGAACCAGTCGGACTCGCCGGGTGACCGGCACCGTTACCGAGGAGGACCTCTACGACTTCTATCAGAAGCGCATTCCCCAGGAGGCCACCTCCCTTGCCGCACTGGGCGCCTGGTGGCGGAAGCACCACGATGCGGACTCCCACCTCCTGGACTTCGACCCAGATAAGGTGGAGCGCCTGAACGATCAGTCCGCCTCCTACCGACCCGGGGACTACCCCGACCACTGGCACACCCTGGGCACCGACGGCCGGCCCATGGACCTGCCTCTGACCTACCGCTACCAGCCGAGAGAAGCCGACGACGGCATCACGGTCCACATTCCCTTACACTGTCTGAACCAGCTGACGCCCGGGCAGTTCAGCTGGACCGTGCCCGGCCTCCTGGACGACCTGATCACAGCCACCATCAAGTCCCTGCCCAAGGCCCTGCGGGTCCAATTCGTCCCCGCCCCTGACGCCGCCCGAACCATCCGTGCCTGGATCGACGGCCACTATCCCCTGCTGCCCGGCGCCGATCCTGCAACGGCAGAGCAGGCCACCTACGGGTCAGCGGACCAGTCTGCGAACGAAAATGAAAACGTCACTAGAGCCATTCCCGCTGGGGGCTGGCCGGACTTCGAGCAGGCCTTCACCGCCGCAGCCATAGACACAATCGGAGCCCAGCTGCACCCGGAGGTCTTCACCCAGGCCAGGCTGGAACGGCTGCCTGACTACCTGCGGCCCACATTCCAGGTGGAGGAGGATCGGCGCCACGGCCATTCCAAGGTCCTGGGCCGGTCCAAGTCCCTGACCGACCTGCAGCGCGACCTGGCCGGACAGGCCCGACAGTCGGCCCGGTCCCGAGTGGACTCCCAGGCCAGCAAGGCCGCCCGACAGGGCCAGGTAGTCAAAAGCGCCAACCTGCTCCACCAGTCCGGTGCCACCACTAAACCGCGCGAGGAACTGATATGGCAGGCCGCCCTGGACAAGCTCCACCTGCCTGCCCAGAGAATCTCCTCGCGCTGGCTGAGCCGGGAGGCCCTCATGTTGGCCTCGGCCCCCTACCCGAACACCTCCACCCTGGCCGAGGACCTGCAGATGGCCGCTGTCAAGCGCCTGATCCCCCACACCGAAGTCGTCACCGACGACCAAACCCTGCAGGAGGCTGTAGCCGGCGTCAGCCAGGTCTACGAGGACACTGTCTATCAGGTGGCTAAGGATGTGGTCGCCATTCTGGAGACTTCGGCCCAAGTGGAGAAGGCCGTGTCTGGTCCGGCCGATCTTCCCCTGCTCTCGGTCCTGCAGTGGATACGCCAGCACGCCGGCGGACTGGTAGCCAAGGGCTTCATCGGGGCCGATCCGCCCTATGCCCTTCCTCGTCTGCGCACATATCTGAAGGCCGACCTGATGCGGCTGGACAAGGCCCGCAGGGACAAGGATCGTGACGTACGATGGGCATGGCAGGCGCAGACCGCCCAGGATCTGGTGGACCAGGCGGCCAAGGCGGCCCAGGCTCTGCCCGCCGGTCCCGGACGAGACCAGGCCATGGACCGTGCGCGAAGGGGACGTTGGATGATGGAGGAGTACTTTGTCTCCATCTGGGCCCAGGAGCTGGGGACGGCCATCCCTGTCAGCCTGCAGCGGATCAGGAAGGCGCTGGAAGGAAAACCATGA
- a CDS encoding L-lactate dehydrogenase: MAESSIKPTKLAIVGAGAVGSTLAFSAAQRGVAREIVLEDINAQRVEAEVRDMQHGSSFYPTVTIDGSDDPQICADADMVVITAGARQKPGQSRLDLAGATINMMKSIIPQMVEVAPNAIFLLITNPVDIVTRVSLELSGLPVNQMFGSGTNLDSARLRYLIGQQTGVNVKNVHAYIAGEHGDSEVPLWSSATIGGVPMCDWMELPGHEPLDAAKREEIHQEVKNAAYQIIEGKGATNFAIAMSGVDIIESILNGTDRILPVSSLLEDFHGISDVCMSVPSVLNRDGVNTHINTPLSDGELAALKRSAETLKETASKFGF; the protein is encoded by the coding sequence ATGGCGGAATCATCAATCAAGCCAACCAAGCTAGCGATCGTAGGAGCCGGAGCCGTGGGGTCGACCTTGGCCTTCTCGGCAGCCCAGCGAGGCGTGGCTCGAGAGATCGTTCTCGAGGATATCAACGCCCAGCGGGTTGAGGCTGAGGTCCGCGACATGCAGCACGGATCCAGCTTCTATCCCACGGTCACCATTGACGGCTCGGACGATCCGCAGATCTGCGCCGACGCCGACATGGTGGTCATCACTGCCGGAGCCAGGCAGAAGCCTGGGCAGTCTCGGCTTGACCTGGCCGGTGCCACCATCAACATGATGAAGTCCATCATCCCTCAGATGGTCGAGGTGGCTCCTAACGCCATCTTCCTGCTGATCACCAACCCCGTCGACATCGTCACCAGGGTCTCCCTGGAGCTGTCCGGGCTGCCTGTCAACCAGATGTTCGGTTCGGGCACCAACCTGGACTCCGCCCGCCTGCGCTACCTGATCGGCCAGCAGACCGGGGTTAACGTAAAGAACGTCCATGCCTACATCGCCGGCGAGCATGGCGACTCCGAGGTTCCGCTCTGGAGCTCGGCCACCATTGGCGGGGTTCCCATGTGCGACTGGATGGAGCTGCCCGGTCATGAGCCTCTGGATGCGGCCAAGCGCGAGGAGATCCACCAGGAGGTGAAGAACGCCGCCTACCAGATTATCGAGGGCAAGGGGGCGACCAACTTCGCCATCGCCATGTCCGGCGTGGACATCATCGAGTCCATTCTGAACGGCACTGACCGGATCCTGCCTGTCAGCTCCCTGCTGGAGGATTTCCACGGGATCTCTGACGTGTGCATGTCGGTGCCCAGCGTGCTCAACCGAGACGGGGTCAACACCCACATCAACACCCCACTGAGCGACGGCGAGCTGGCCGCTCTGAAGCGTTCCGCCGAGACCCTCAAGGAGACGGCAAGCAAGTTCGGCTTCTGA
- the glnA gene encoding type I glutamate--ammonia ligase has translation MDKQEEFALRTVEERDVRFIRLWFTDVLGTLKSVAIAPTELEVAFEEGLGFDGSAIEGMTRVSEDDMIVKPDPSTFQILPWRGGPQGTARIFCDVLTPDGEPSSGDPRHVLKRALARAKEKGFIFYTHPEIEFYLFENQDDWSQTPTPIDEGGYFDHVPRSPGMDFRRACVNMLEQMGISVEYSHHEAGPGQNEIDLRYADALTTSDNIMTFRTVVKEISLERGIYASFMPKPFTDQPGSGMHTHLSLFEGDTNAFYEVGQEFNMSQTARQFAAGILAHAAEICAVTDQYVNSYKRLWGGAEAPSYVCWGHNNRSALLRIPQYKPGKGNSARMEFRGLDPGANPYLAYSVLLAAGLDGIEQKMTLGEPTSDDVWELTDAERQAMGIEPLPDSLDAALRVMEKSDFVAQVLGEQTFEYFLRNKHREWAGYSRQVTPYELAYYLPKL, from the coding sequence ATGGATAAGCAAGAGGAGTTCGCGCTGCGCACTGTCGAGGAGCGCGATGTCCGGTTCATTCGTCTCTGGTTCACGGACGTTTTGGGAACGCTGAAGTCGGTGGCCATTGCGCCCACCGAGCTGGAGGTGGCCTTCGAGGAGGGGCTGGGCTTCGACGGCTCGGCCATCGAGGGCATGACCAGGGTCTCCGAGGACGATATGATCGTCAAGCCCGACCCGTCCACCTTCCAGATACTTCCCTGGAGGGGAGGGCCGCAGGGCACGGCGCGGATCTTCTGCGACGTGCTCACCCCGGACGGCGAGCCCAGCAGCGGGGATCCCCGGCATGTGCTCAAGCGGGCCCTGGCCAGGGCCAAGGAGAAGGGCTTCATCTTCTACACCCATCCGGAGATCGAATTCTACCTGTTTGAGAACCAGGACGACTGGTCCCAGACCCCGACACCTATCGACGAGGGTGGCTACTTCGACCATGTGCCCCGCAGTCCGGGGATGGACTTTCGCCGGGCCTGCGTCAACATGCTGGAGCAGATGGGCATCTCGGTGGAGTACTCCCACCATGAGGCCGGACCGGGGCAGAACGAGATCGACCTGCGCTATGCCGATGCCCTGACCACCTCCGACAACATCATGACCTTCCGGACCGTTGTCAAGGAGATTTCCCTGGAGCGGGGGATTTACGCCAGCTTCATGCCCAAGCCTTTCACTGACCAGCCGGGATCGGGCATGCATACCCATCTGAGCCTGTTCGAGGGGGACACCAACGCCTTCTACGAGGTGGGCCAGGAGTTCAACATGTCCCAGACGGCCCGGCAGTTCGCAGCCGGCATTCTGGCCCATGCGGCCGAGATCTGCGCAGTGACCGACCAGTACGTCAACTCCTACAAGCGGCTCTGGGGCGGGGCCGAGGCGCCCAGCTACGTCTGCTGGGGGCACAACAACCGGTCCGCCCTCCTGCGCATACCCCAGTACAAGCCCGGCAAGGGCAACTCGGCCAGGATGGAGTTCCGCGGGCTGGATCCGGGGGCCAACCCCTACCTGGCCTACTCGGTGCTGCTGGCTGCCGGCCTGGACGGGATCGAGCAGAAGATGACCCTGGGCGAGCCCACCAGCGATGACGTCTGGGAGCTGACCGACGCCGAGCGGCAGGCCATGGGCATCGAGCCCCTGCCTGACAGCCTGGACGCGGCGCTCAGGGTCATGGAGAAGTCGGACTTCGTGGCGCAGGTGCTGGGTGAGCAGACCTTCGAGTACTTCCTGCGCAACAAGCACCGGGAGTGGGCCGGATACAGCCGGCAGGTCACCCCCTATGAGCTGGCCTACTACCTGCCCAAGCTTTGA
- the hflX gene encoding GTPase HflX yields MLTGSERQVGRYQDQEWEERSRRNAFRHVEGLGELQDVTEVEYRKVRLERVVLVGVWSGVRTTVGQAEESLRELAALARTAGAEVLDGLLQQRFKPDPATYLGSGKARELADIVARLGADTIITDDDLHPSQRRALEDVTKVKVVDRTALILDIFAQHATSREGKAQVELAQLEYMLPRLRGWGGSLSRQAGGQAAGQAGGIGSRGPGETKIETDRRVIRRRISRLKRQIAQMAPSRQVKRGSRRRYQLPAVAVVGYTNAGKSSLTNRLTGSEELVENALFATLDTAVRRTKAADGRLYVYVDTVGFVRRLPTQLVEAFKSTLEEVGQSDLILHVVDGSHPDPFGQIRAVDAVLADIPGAESIPRLLVFNKVDLIDQDARQRLANLEPKSFLVSAKQGQGLESLRRRVEELLPAPAVHVQAVLPYTSGSLLEQVRQLGRVDSLEYRADGVALSVDVDDRLAAAVLEQAIDQKPSQVPADDTPSAGLNS; encoded by the coding sequence GTGCTTACCGGCAGCGAAAGGCAGGTCGGACGGTACCAGGATCAGGAGTGGGAGGAGCGAAGTCGGCGCAACGCCTTCCGCCATGTAGAGGGGCTGGGCGAGCTCCAGGACGTGACCGAGGTGGAATACCGCAAGGTCCGCTTGGAACGGGTGGTCCTGGTCGGCGTCTGGTCGGGTGTGCGGACCACAGTCGGTCAGGCCGAGGAGTCCCTGCGTGAGCTGGCCGCCCTGGCGCGGACTGCCGGGGCTGAGGTGCTGGACGGATTGCTCCAGCAGCGGTTCAAGCCGGATCCGGCCACCTACCTGGGTTCGGGCAAGGCGCGGGAGCTGGCAGACATCGTGGCCCGGCTGGGAGCCGACACCATCATCACCGATGACGACCTGCATCCCTCCCAGCGACGAGCGCTTGAGGATGTCACTAAGGTCAAGGTGGTCGACAGGACGGCCCTGATTCTGGACATCTTTGCCCAGCATGCCACCAGCCGAGAGGGCAAGGCCCAGGTGGAGCTGGCCCAATTGGAATACATGCTGCCTAGGCTGCGCGGCTGGGGTGGTTCTTTGTCCCGTCAGGCCGGAGGTCAAGCTGCCGGGCAGGCCGGCGGCATAGGCTCCCGCGGCCCTGGCGAAACCAAGATCGAGACCGACCGGAGAGTCATTAGGCGTCGGATTTCCCGGTTGAAGCGCCAGATTGCCCAGATGGCTCCTTCGCGCCAGGTCAAGCGTGGTTCCCGGCGGCGCTACCAGTTGCCGGCTGTGGCTGTGGTGGGGTATACCAACGCTGGCAAGTCTTCGTTGACCAACCGACTGACCGGGTCCGAGGAGCTGGTGGAGAACGCCCTCTTCGCCACCCTGGATACGGCCGTCAGACGCACCAAGGCGGCAGATGGCCGGCTCTACGTCTATGTGGACACGGTCGGGTTCGTCCGCCGCCTGCCCACCCAGCTGGTCGAGGCCTTCAAATCCACCCTGGAGGAGGTAGGGCAGTCCGACCTGATTCTCCATGTGGTGGACGGCTCCCACCCTGACCCCTTTGGCCAAATCAGGGCTGTGGACGCCGTGCTGGCAGACATCCCCGGCGCCGAGTCCATTCCCCGACTGCTGGTCTTCAACAAAGTGGATCTGATAGATCAGGACGCCCGGCAGCGGCTTGCCAACCTCGAACCCAAGTCCTTTCTGGTCTCAGCCAAGCAGGGCCAGGGTCTTGAGTCTCTGCGCAGGCGGGTTGAGGAGCTGCTGCCCGCTCCCGCTGTGCATGTCCAGGCCGTCCTGCCCTACACCAGCGGCTCCCTGCTGGAACAGGTGCGGCAGTTGGGACGGGTGGATTCATTGGAATACCGGGCCGACGGGGTTGCGCTGAGCGTTGATGTGGACGACCGGCTGGCGGCCGCCGTGCTTGAACAAGCCATTGACCAGAAGCCCTCGCAAGTTCCGGCGGATGACACGCCATCGGCCGGGCTGAACTCTTAA
- a CDS encoding hemagglutinin: protein MSTRPSGRRRRGGTKRGRMTLRRAQTLGAALMAIVLVAALCILAARFVSYRLMVGRVIRHQEQLSQEYVFNPGRIITDHRFHDTVDMNADDVQAFLDQKGGSCNGSTCLRSLQMDAPDRPSDGLCDAYKGGKGQSAAQIIDGAARSCGISQKVLLTMLQKEQHLVAADQPPTQVQLQSAMGLSCPDDADCDARYAGFFNQVYGAAHRFRYYQAHRDQYTYRTKALNDVRFSPDASCGSGKVYIENDATALLYIYTPYQPNEAALRAGDSEGNSCSSYGNRNFVIIYDGWFGRSDQ from the coding sequence ATGAGCACAAGGCCATCGGGACGAAGACGCAGGGGCGGCACCAAACGCGGACGGATGACCCTCCGCCGCGCGCAGACCCTGGGGGCAGCCCTGATGGCCATAGTCCTGGTGGCCGCCCTGTGCATCCTGGCCGCCCGCTTCGTCTCCTACCGGCTGATGGTCGGCCGCGTCATCCGCCACCAGGAGCAGCTCTCCCAGGAGTACGTCTTCAATCCAGGCAGGATCATCACCGATCACCGCTTTCATGACACGGTGGACATGAACGCCGACGATGTTCAGGCCTTCCTGGACCAGAAGGGGGGATCCTGCAACGGATCCACCTGCCTGCGCAGTCTGCAGATGGACGCTCCCGACCGCCCCAGTGACGGTCTATGCGACGCCTACAAGGGCGGCAAGGGGCAGAGCGCGGCTCAAATCATCGACGGGGCCGCCCGTTCCTGTGGCATCAGCCAGAAAGTCCTCCTGACCATGCTGCAAAAGGAGCAGCATCTGGTGGCCGCCGACCAGCCCCCCACTCAGGTCCAGCTCCAGTCGGCCATGGGCCTTTCCTGCCCTGACGATGCAGACTGCGACGCCCGCTATGCGGGATTTTTCAACCAGGTCTACGGGGCCGCCCACCGATTCCGCTACTATCAGGCCCACCGCGACCAATACACTTACCGGACCAAGGCCCTGAACGATGTGCGCTTCAGCCCCGATGCCTCCTGTGGCAGCGGCAAGGTCTACATCGAGAACGATGCCACTGCCCTGCTCTACATCTATACGCCTTACCAGCCCAACGAGGCAGCGCTTCGGGCAGGTGACAGCGAAGGCAACAGCTGCTCAAGCTATGGCAATCGCAACTTCGTCATCATCTACGACGGCTGGTTCGGCCGATCGGACCAGTAA
- a CDS encoding class I SAM-dependent methyltransferase — translation MTQRDHGSSRGQSSRTGTAGSEQYFVARPASPDQRRTIQVELAGRTCQMEVSHGVFSSGRLDLGTSVLLKRVPQPPAEGDFLDLGCGWGPIALSMAIQSPKANVYAVDTNLRALDLTARNARSQGLDRVRTLAPEQVLDDLRFDLIWSNPPIRVGKAALHELLMTYLPRLKPQGQAYLVVQRNLGADSLIPWLADALGPGWRAEKYASAKGYRIIKVGRA, via the coding sequence ATGACGCAGAGAGACCATGGCAGCAGCCGGGGGCAATCCTCCAGGACCGGGACAGCAGGAAGCGAGCAGTACTTCGTAGCCCGTCCGGCCTCCCCCGACCAGCGGCGGACCATCCAGGTGGAGCTGGCCGGCCGCACCTGCCAGATGGAGGTCTCCCACGGGGTCTTCTCATCGGGCAGACTTGACCTGGGCACCTCAGTCCTGCTCAAACGCGTCCCCCAGCCCCCTGCCGAGGGCGACTTTCTGGACCTGGGCTGCGGCTGGGGGCCCATCGCCTTGAGCATGGCCATCCAGTCGCCCAAGGCCAACGTCTACGCCGTGGATACCAACCTGAGGGCCCTGGATCTGACTGCCCGCAACGCCCGATCCCAGGGCCTTGACAGGGTGCGCACCCTGGCCCCGGAGCAGGTGCTGGACGATCTGCGCTTCGACCTTATATGGTCCAATCCGCCCATCCGAGTGGGCAAGGCGGCCCTGCACGAGCTGCTGATGACCTACCTGCCCAGGCTGAAGCCCCAAGGCCAGGCCTACCTGGTGGTCCAGCGCAACCTGGGAGCCGACTCCCTGATTCCCTGGCTGGCTGACGCCCTGGGTCCCGGATGGAGGGCGGAGAAGTACGCCTCGGCCAAGGGCTACCGGATCATCAAGGTGGGCCGGGCATGA